The genomic stretch GACGTGCCGTCCATTGACGACGCCAGGACGGCAACGGCCGCGTTGCCGCTGGTTGCCGAGGGCTTCGCCGAGTACGACTACGTGCCGCTCGGCCCGCTTGCGCCGCTCGGCATGCTGATTCAAGGCAAGTAAGCAGAGCAGCACGGAGATCTCGCCATCTCGGGCGACCGATGCGTATCACGAGCGGGGTACGGGATCTCCCATTCTCTTTCTCTACGGCAATCCCACTTCGTCGCATCTCTGTCGCAACATAGTCAGACCGGAATCAACGCACGGTGCCTTAACCCCGCATGCATTTCCTTTTCCCGCGCAAGACGATTACGATACGGGTTCGATTAACGGCGCGAATAAAGGCACGAAGGCTGACGCGATTCATGGCGCGATTCATGAGGGGACGAGCCGCGCAAACCGTCAGTGCGAATCATCATGGGACATTCCCGGGCTGACAAACAGGCAACGCATGGCAGGATCGTCGCGATTGCCGCGCAACGGTTTCGCGAGGTGGGCATCGAGGGCATCAGCGTTGCCGACATCATGACCGAAGCCGGTCTCACGGTGGGCGGCTTCTACAAGCACTTCGCCTCGCGCGACGAACTGGTGGCGCAGGCCATGGCGTTGGCGCTCGACGATCTCGAAGGCTGGACCGACATCGCGCAGCGCGATTTACGAGAGGCGATTCGTGCGTACCTGTGCGACGCGCACCGCGATCTTCCGGCTTCGGGTTGCGCCCTTGCCGCGCTCGCCAACGACGTTAGCCGCAGCGGCGCAGCCGTGCGCGAGGTCTACACGAGCGGTCTGAAACGGGTAGTGGATATCGTCGAGCGCGCGCTGCCGGCGACGAAAACGGGCAACCGGCGCACTCAGGCGCTCACGCTGTTGAGCGCGTGCGTGGGGGCATTGACGCTATCGCGCGCCGTCACGGACGAAGCGCTGTCGCGGCAAATTCTCGACAACGTCGCCGACGAACTGATCGCCGCCTTCGCCCTCACGCGGTCGCGCGCGGCCTCGTGAGAGGCATCGTAGAAGGCGGCGGCACGCCTTCGGTTATTGCGCGCTCATCGCGCCGAGCAACGGCGTGAGGTCGCCACTACGGTCGAGCGCGGACAGGTCGTCGAAACCGCCCACATGGGTCTCGCCAATATAGATCTGCGGCACCGTGCGGCGGCCGGTCCGTTCCATCATTTCCGCGCGCCGCTCCGGATTCGTGTCGATCAGGATCTTTTCGATGTGCTGCACACCACGCGCTTTCAGAAGCGCTTCCGCGCGCAGGCAATACGGGCAAACTCGCGTGGAATACATCGTGACGGTCGGCATATATACCTCGTTTTCCGTGAGAACCTCGAACGTCCGCAATGCCGGACGTCGCGTTTTTCTGGATTATAAAAGACATCCAGAATCCCCGCTGGGCGCTCCATTGGCGCAGCCATTCCGCCGGGTATAGCGTTTGCTTACGTTTCGTTTGCTTACGTTTGCAAACCACACGACGGAGGTCCCACATGAAAAAACTCGTTGCCAGTCTTCTGCTCGCCGCCACCGGTCTGGCGGCGGCAGCGCCCGCCTTTGCCTACGATCACTGGCATCATCATCGCCACTGCCATCGCTATTGGCATCATCA from Paraburkholderia acidisoli encodes the following:
- a CDS encoding TetR/AcrR family transcriptional regulator, with amino-acid sequence MGHSRADKQATHGRIVAIAAQRFREVGIEGISVADIMTEAGLTVGGFYKHFASRDELVAQAMALALDDLEGWTDIAQRDLREAIRAYLCDAHRDLPASGCALAALANDVSRSGAAVREVYTSGLKRVVDIVERALPATKTGNRRTQALTLLSACVGALTLSRAVTDEALSRQILDNVADELIAAFALTRSRAAS
- the grxC gene encoding glutaredoxin 3, whose amino-acid sequence is MPTVTMYSTRVCPYCLRAEALLKARGVQHIEKILIDTNPERRAEMMERTGRRTVPQIYIGETHVGGFDDLSALDRSGDLTPLLGAMSAQ